One window of Oncorhynchus masou masou isolate Uvic2021 chromosome 28, UVic_Omas_1.1, whole genome shotgun sequence genomic DNA carries:
- the LOC135518330 gene encoding E3 ubiquitin-protein ligase MARCHF3-like has protein sequence MTTSRCTLLPEVLPERSDSAHTGSCLSDRDFDPMGSLDYPTEPDLPGKAMEEQSSPANGEPQYYMQVSAKDGQLLSPIVGAYAKQSPLPERPMCRICHDGGGQEELLSPCECAGTLGTIHRSCLEHWLSASGTSACELCHYQFTVQRKNRPLMEWVRNPGLRQEKRTLFGDMVCFLLITPLATISGWLCLRGAVDHLHFSSRLEAVGLIALTVALFTIYLFWTLVSLRYHCRLYNEWRQTNQRVVLLLPRSHGEPSAPPSSRGPSREKWPSKETIV, from the exons ATGACGACCAGTCGCTGCACTCTGTTGCCGGAGGTGCTGCCAGAGCGTTCTGACTCTGCCCACACAGGGAGTTGCTTGAGCGACAGGGACTTTGATCCAATGGGTAGCCTGGACTACCCAACAGAGCCTGACCTCCCAGGAAAAGCAATGGAAGAGCAGAGCAGTCCGGCCAATGGAGAGCCGCAGTACTACATGCAAGTGTCTGCCAAGGATGGGCAGCTGCTGTCACCTATCGTGGGAGCGTACGCCAAACAGAG CCCCCTGCCTGAGCGGCCCATGTGTCGGATCTGTCATGACGGAGGGGGTCAGGAGGAGCTGCTCTCCCCCTGTGAGTGTGCAGGGACCCTGGGTACCATCCACCGGAGCTGCCTGGAGCACTGGCTCTCTGCCTCTGGCACCAGCGCATGTGAGCTCTGCCACTACCAGTTCACTGTACAGAGGAAGAACCGGCCACTGATGGAG tGGGTGCGTAACCCGGGCCTGCGCCAGGAAAAACGGACGCTGTTCGGCGACATGGTGTGCTTCCTGCTCATCACGCCTCTGGCCACAATCTCCGGGTGGCTGTGTCTGCGGGGGGCCGTGGACCACCTGCACTTTTCCAGCCGCCTGGAGGCGGTGGGCCTCATCGCCCTCACCGTGGCCCTCTTCACCATCTACCTCTTCTGGACCCTG GTGTCGCTCAGGTATCACTGTCGACTGTACAACGAATGGCGGCAGACCAATCAGAGGGTGGTGCTTCTCCTCCCCAGGTCACATGGTGAACCGTCTGCTCCGCCCTCTTCACGAGGCCCATCTCGTGAAAAATGGCCATCCAAAGAGACTATTGTCTGA